In Streptantibioticus cattleyicolor NRRL 8057 = DSM 46488, a genomic segment contains:
- a CDS encoding VC0807 family protein, whose product MRTHEAVPTRTDGKATTGTRRAKAISLACDAGLSPATFYAGQAAGLSVTASLLAATGVAGAWLLWTAYRKRRIDALAGLMLATYALMLVIALLARDERMLLLRDPATSALAGLVFLASCATPTPALAYLGRRLHGRPLPDDPGMRRSVRMQTAVWGGGLVAEAAVRAAMLFLLPVTVTAGLSTVIELSVIGALLVWSAWCRRRARLALA is encoded by the coding sequence ATGAGAACACACGAAGCCGTGCCCACGCGGACGGACGGCAAGGCCACCACCGGTACGCGCCGGGCCAAGGCGATCTCGCTCGCCTGCGACGCGGGTCTGTCTCCGGCCACCTTCTACGCGGGCCAGGCCGCCGGCCTCTCCGTGACCGCCTCCCTGCTGGCCGCGACGGGTGTGGCCGGGGCGTGGCTGTTGTGGACGGCGTACCGCAAGCGCCGGATCGACGCCTTGGCCGGGCTCATGCTCGCCACCTACGCCCTCATGCTCGTCATCGCGCTGCTCGCCCGGGACGAACGCATGCTGCTGCTGCGGGACCCGGCCACCAGCGCCCTGGCCGGTCTGGTCTTCCTGGCCAGCTGCGCCACCCCGACCCCGGCGCTGGCGTACCTGGGCCGGCGGCTGCACGGCCGGCCGCTGCCGGACGACCCGGGTATGCGTCGGTCCGTGCGGATGCAGACCGCGGTGTGGGGCGGCGGACTCGTCGCGGAGGCCGCGGTACGCGCCGCGATGCTGTTCCTGTTGCCGGTCACGGTGACCGCCGGCCTGTCGACCGTGATCGAACTGTCCGTCATCGGCGCCCTGTTGGTCTGGTCGGCGTGGTGCCGCCGACGCGCCAGGCTCGCCCTCGCCTGA
- a CDS encoding RICIN domain-containing protein, producing MPRPPVSRPLPVPTSAGHAPPARPPWSVRGSRWAAAAVALLLVAAAPLVAKPTAARAAIPTAITVDGDADGRVFDGVGAISGGGGNSRLLADYPEPQRSRILDYLFKPGYGAALQILKVEIGGDTNSTDGAEPSHEHTRGAVDCDRGYEWWLMAQAKARNPGIKLYGLAWGAPGWIGGGHFWSQDMIDYLVSWLGCAKSHGLTVDYLGGWNERGYDKAWYEKLHATMAADGYPTKVVGADSDWGVADAMAADPAFAGSVDVVGAHYPCGYMSAMTSCSTTPAALASGKPLWASENGSEDFDTGGAPIARALNRGYLDAKFTAFINWPLVAAVYQNLPYNTMGLVTASQPWSGAYRVGRSTWAVAHTTQFTRPGWSYVDPAGGYLGGSRANGSYVTYRSPDRRAWSTVLETLDATAAQPVTFKVTGGLPGGTLHVWSSDLSSPSQRDYLVHSADLTPGGGVYALTLQPGHVYTVTTTTGQGAGTAVSPARSRLALPYRDSFDTTPVGGEARYLADMNGSFEAVPCGGGRHGTCVRQMAPTAPIAWDSPSDPYATAGDLSWSDYTVSVDTMLEQAGSAELLGRVGLQHGFDPADIDAYRLVLGADGGWSLLRGSASGTVTTLANGSVKAPGTGTWHTLALTFAGGSVTAAVDGVRLASVTDTAYGSGQVGIGTSGYVGAQFDNLGVTPGAAADLSGTYRLVSRNSGQVLDAKGAGTADGTPVIQWPDNGGANQEWRLTATGDGYYTLTGVGSGKALDVPDHTTVAGTQLDLRTPDGTTAQQWLVVPARDGYYTVESRDTAELADVDGAATTQGASVIQWPADGGTNQQWQLVKVS from the coding sequence ATGCCGAGACCGCCCGTGTCACGCCCGCTCCCCGTCCCCACGTCCGCCGGGCACGCGCCCCCGGCCCGACCGCCCTGGTCCGTCCGGGGTTCGCGGTGGGCCGCGGCGGCCGTGGCGCTGCTGCTGGTCGCGGCGGCGCCGCTGGTGGCGAAGCCCACGGCCGCCCGGGCCGCCATCCCGACCGCGATCACCGTCGACGGCGACGCCGACGGGCGCGTCTTCGACGGCGTCGGCGCGATCAGCGGTGGCGGCGGCAACTCCCGGCTGCTGGCGGACTACCCCGAGCCCCAACGCTCCCGGATCCTGGACTACTTGTTCAAGCCCGGCTACGGCGCGGCGCTCCAGATCCTCAAGGTCGAGATCGGCGGCGACACCAACTCCACCGACGGCGCCGAGCCCAGCCACGAACACACCCGCGGCGCCGTCGACTGCGACCGCGGCTACGAGTGGTGGCTGATGGCCCAGGCCAAGGCCCGCAACCCCGGCATCAAGCTGTACGGGCTCGCCTGGGGCGCCCCCGGCTGGATCGGCGGCGGCCACTTCTGGTCCCAGGACATGATCGACTACCTGGTCTCCTGGCTGGGCTGCGCCAAGTCCCACGGGCTCACCGTCGACTACCTCGGCGGCTGGAACGAACGCGGCTACGACAAGGCGTGGTACGAGAAGCTCCACGCCACGATGGCCGCCGACGGCTACCCCACCAAGGTCGTCGGGGCCGACAGCGACTGGGGCGTGGCGGACGCGATGGCCGCCGACCCCGCCTTCGCCGGCTCGGTGGACGTGGTCGGGGCGCACTACCCGTGCGGCTACATGTCGGCGATGACGTCCTGCTCGACCACCCCGGCCGCGCTGGCCTCCGGCAAACCGCTGTGGGCCAGCGAGAACGGCTCGGAGGACTTCGACACCGGCGGCGCCCCGATCGCCCGTGCCCTCAACCGCGGTTACCTCGACGCCAAGTTCACCGCGTTCATCAACTGGCCGCTGGTGGCCGCCGTTTACCAGAACCTGCCGTACAACACGATGGGCCTGGTCACCGCCTCGCAGCCGTGGTCGGGCGCGTACCGGGTCGGCAGGAGCACCTGGGCGGTCGCCCACACCACCCAGTTCACCCGGCCGGGCTGGAGCTACGTGGACCCGGCCGGCGGCTACCTCGGCGGTTCGCGGGCCAACGGCAGCTACGTGACGTACCGTTCGCCGGACCGCCGGGCCTGGAGCACGGTGCTGGAGACCCTCGACGCCACGGCGGCGCAGCCGGTCACCTTCAAGGTCACCGGCGGGCTGCCCGGAGGCACGCTGCACGTGTGGTCCAGTGACCTCTCCTCGCCGTCCCAGCGCGACTACCTGGTGCACAGCGCCGACCTGACGCCCGGCGGCGGGGTGTACGCGCTGACGCTCCAGCCCGGTCACGTCTACACCGTCACCACCACGACCGGGCAGGGCGCCGGCACCGCCGTCTCCCCCGCGCGCAGCCGGCTGGCCCTGCCGTACCGCGACTCCTTCGACACCACACCGGTCGGCGGCGAGGCCCGGTACCTCGCCGACATGAACGGCTCGTTCGAGGCGGTGCCCTGCGGCGGCGGACGGCACGGGACCTGCGTCCGGCAGATGGCGCCCACGGCGCCGATCGCCTGGGACAGCCCCAGCGACCCCTACGCCACGGCGGGCGACCTGTCGTGGAGCGACTACACCGTCTCCGTCGACACCATGCTGGAACAGGCGGGTTCGGCCGAACTGCTGGGCCGGGTCGGCCTCCAGCACGGCTTCGACCCCGCCGACATCGACGCCTACCGCCTCGTGCTCGGTGCCGACGGCGGCTGGTCCCTGCTGCGCGGCAGCGCCTCGGGAACGGTGACCACGCTGGCGAACGGCTCGGTCAAGGCGCCCGGAACCGGTACCTGGCACACCCTCGCGCTCACCTTCGCCGGCGGATCCGTCACGGCCGCCGTGGACGGGGTGCGGCTCGCCTCGGTCACCGACACCGCGTACGGCTCGGGGCAGGTCGGCATCGGCACCTCCGGTTACGTGGGCGCCCAGTTCGACAACCTGGGCGTGACGCCCGGGGCGGCGGCCGATCTGTCCGGGACCTACCGTCTGGTCAGCCGCAACAGCGGTCAGGTGCTGGACGCCAAGGGTGCCGGGACGGCCGACGGCACGCCGGTCATCCAGTGGCCGGACAACGGCGGCGCCAACCAGGAATGGCGGCTGACGGCCACCGGTGACGGCTACTACACCCTCACCGGCGTCGGCAGCGGCAAGGCCCTGGACGTCCCCGACCACACCACCGTCGCCGGCACCCAGCTCGACCTGCGCACCCCCGACGGCACAACGGCGCAGCAATGGCTCGTCGTCCCCGCCCGCGACGGCTACTACACCGTCGAGAGCCGCGACACCGCCGAACTCGCCGACGTCGACGGCGCCGCCACCACGCAGGGCGCCTCGGTCATCCAGTGGCCCGCCGACGGCGGCACCAACCAGCAGTGGCAACTCGTCAAGGTGAGCTGA
- a CDS encoding 3-hydroxybutyrate dehydrogenase, with amino-acid sequence MESSTRNREGTPAPLAGRTALVTGAASGIGRACAVALAEAGAHVHVVDIAADGAEEVAARVGGRAHVADLADPDAVDALPADVDIVVNNAGLQHVAPVHEFPPERFALIQRVMVEAPFRILRRTLPGMYRRGWGRVVNISSVHGLRASPYKSAYVAAKHALEGLSKVVALEAAPHGVTSNCVNPGYVRTPLVERQIAAQAEAHGIGEDEVVREVMLERTAIKRLIEPEEVAAVVLWLCGPHSGYLTGASVPVDGGWTAH; translated from the coding sequence ATGGAAAGCAGCACACGAAACCGGGAGGGCACCCCCGCGCCCCTCGCCGGCCGCACCGCCCTGGTGACCGGTGCGGCCAGCGGCATCGGCAGGGCCTGCGCCGTGGCGCTCGCCGAGGCCGGCGCCCACGTCCACGTGGTCGACATCGCCGCCGACGGCGCCGAGGAGGTCGCCGCACGCGTCGGCGGCCGGGCCCACGTCGCCGACCTCGCCGATCCGGACGCGGTGGACGCCCTGCCCGCCGATGTCGACATCGTGGTGAACAACGCCGGGTTGCAGCACGTGGCCCCGGTGCACGAGTTCCCGCCGGAGCGGTTCGCCCTCATCCAGCGGGTGATGGTGGAGGCCCCGTTCCGCATCCTGCGCCGCACCCTGCCCGGGATGTACCGGCGCGGCTGGGGGCGGGTGGTCAACATCTCCTCGGTGCACGGACTGCGCGCCAGCCCGTACAAGTCGGCCTACGTGGCGGCCAAGCACGCGCTGGAGGGGCTGAGCAAGGTGGTCGCGCTGGAAGCCGCCCCGCACGGGGTGACCAGCAACTGCGTCAACCCCGGCTACGTCCGCACCCCGCTGGTCGAGCGGCAGATCGCCGCCCAGGCCGAGGCGCACGGCATCGGCGAGGACGAGGTGGTGCGCGAGGTGATGCTGGAACGCACCGCGATCAAACGGCTCATCGAGCCCGAGGAGGTCGCCGCGGTCGTGCTGTGGCTGTGCGGCCCCCACAGCGGCTACCTGACCGGCGCCTCGGTCCCGGTGGACGGCGGCTGGACGGCGCACTGA
- a CDS encoding PfaD family polyunsaturated fatty acid/polyketide biosynthesis protein: MTADAPGTDPYPTLADLERPVFVLADGGGVRLTARPPGPGDTLLAAAPPLPPERLGSAAFLTGHGVRAAYLAGAMAGGIAGTELVTALARAGYLASFGAAGLPEARLDAALCHLADQLGEAPYACNLIHTPGSPRHERVCVDLCLRHRVRCLEASAFLQLTPDLVRYRVTGLGPAGDGGVRVGHRVIAKVSHPRTAEMFLRPAPEPLLAGLLTSGAITAEQAGLARRVPVADDVTVEADSGGHTDGRQLTVLLPVVLALRDRVARDTGLPAVRVGAAGGIGTPSAAAAAFALGADYVVTGSVNQSCVEAGTHRSVKELLATADFTDCATAPAADMFEQGVTVQVLSRGTLFAGRASRLYRLYRDHDSLDSLGADDRGRLEAVLGLPVAEVWRQTRDHLRAHDPERLRRAEADPKFRMACVFRWYLAHASRWACAGEAARRADWQIWCGPAMGAFNAWTAGTLLADPARRHAATVAAHLLRGAAYHTRVHQLRAAGLALPASCTTYRLPPPSRPRVADALPTPAPPR; this comes from the coding sequence GTGACCGCCGACGCGCCCGGCACCGACCCGTACCCGACGCTGGCCGACCTCGAACGGCCGGTGTTCGTCCTCGCCGACGGCGGTGGCGTCCGGCTCACCGCGAGGCCGCCCGGCCCCGGTGACACGCTGCTGGCCGCCGCGCCGCCTCTGCCGCCCGAACGGCTCGGTTCGGCCGCGTTCCTAACCGGGCACGGTGTGCGCGCCGCCTACCTGGCCGGTGCCATGGCCGGCGGGATCGCGGGCACCGAGCTGGTCACCGCGCTGGCCCGGGCGGGTTACCTGGCGTCGTTCGGCGCGGCCGGGCTGCCCGAGGCCCGCCTCGACGCCGCCCTGTGCCACCTCGCGGACCAGCTCGGCGAGGCGCCCTACGCGTGCAACCTCATCCACACCCCGGGCAGTCCGCGCCACGAACGGGTCTGCGTGGACCTGTGCCTGCGTCACCGGGTGCGGTGCCTGGAGGCGTCGGCGTTCCTCCAGCTCACCCCGGACCTGGTGCGCTACCGGGTGACCGGGCTCGGCCCGGCCGGGGACGGCGGGGTGCGCGTCGGGCACCGGGTGATCGCCAAGGTCTCCCATCCGCGCACCGCGGAGATGTTCCTGCGGCCCGCCCCGGAGCCGCTGCTCGCCGGGCTCCTGACCAGCGGTGCCATCACCGCGGAGCAGGCCGGGCTCGCCCGCCGGGTGCCGGTGGCGGACGACGTCACCGTCGAGGCCGACTCCGGCGGCCACACCGACGGCCGTCAGCTCACCGTGCTGCTCCCGGTGGTCCTCGCGCTGCGGGACCGGGTGGCGCGCGACACGGGGCTCCCCGCGGTGCGCGTCGGCGCGGCCGGCGGCATCGGCACCCCCTCGGCCGCCGCCGCTGCCTTCGCGCTCGGCGCGGACTACGTCGTCACCGGGTCGGTCAACCAGTCCTGCGTGGAGGCCGGAACGCACCGTTCCGTCAAGGAACTGCTGGCCACCGCCGACTTCACCGACTGCGCGACGGCTCCGGCGGCCGACATGTTCGAACAGGGCGTCACCGTCCAGGTGTTGTCGCGCGGCACGCTCTTCGCCGGGCGCGCCTCCCGGCTGTACCGGCTCTACCGCGACCACGACAGCCTGGACTCCCTCGGCGCGGACGACCGCGGGCGCCTGGAGGCGGTGCTGGGGCTGCCGGTCGCCGAGGTATGGCGGCAGACCCGCGACCACCTGCGCGCCCACGACCCGGAACGGCTGCGGCGCGCCGAGGCCGACCCCAAGTTCCGGATGGCCTGCGTCTTCCGCTGGTACCTGGCCCACGCCTCACGCTGGGCCTGCGCCGGTGAGGCCGCGCGCCGCGCCGACTGGCAGATCTGGTGCGGCCCCGCCATGGGCGCCTTCAACGCGTGGACCGCCGGCACCCTGCTGGCCGACCCCGCCCGCCGCCACGCCGCCACCGTCGCCGCCCACCTTCTGCGTGGCGCCGCCTACCACACTCGCGTTCACCAACTCCGCGCCGCCGGACTGGCGTTGCCCGCCTCCTGCACCACGTACCGCCTGCCACCGCCGTCCCGGCCACGAGTAGCGGACGCCCTCCCGACCCCGGCGCCACCCCGCTGA